A single Symbiobacterium thermophilum IAM 14863 DNA region contains:
- a CDS encoding O-sialoglycoprotein endopeptidase: MQTRLFLGIDTSYYTCSVALVDEDGRLLEDQRRLISVAEGERGVAPNEAVWAHLNALPDLAEPVLRRHGRSVAAVAASVKPRPVEGSYLPPFRVGEGFGRALASALGVPFYPTTHQEMHIQAGLWSADTPPRGDRFLAVHLSGGTTELIRVTRRPGGFGEELLGGTQDLHAGQFVDRVGVALGLPFPAGPHLERLAASGEPGRVRLPSAVRGYTVSFSGPESAAQRLVGQAAPADLALAVLHTVARTVEKWLLHAMEETGLREVLIVGGVAANQIVRARLRHRLEHPAVGARLAFAQPRFSTDNAVGTALLARACHGVSS; this comes from the coding sequence GTGCAGACGAGGCTGTTTCTCGGGATTGATACCAGCTACTACACCTGTTCCGTGGCGCTGGTGGACGAGGACGGGCGGCTGCTGGAGGATCAGCGCCGCCTGATCTCCGTGGCGGAAGGCGAACGGGGTGTGGCGCCCAACGAGGCCGTGTGGGCGCACCTGAACGCCCTGCCCGACCTGGCGGAGCCGGTGCTGCGCAGACACGGCCGGTCGGTGGCGGCGGTGGCCGCCTCGGTGAAGCCCCGGCCGGTGGAGGGATCATACCTCCCGCCCTTCCGGGTCGGGGAGGGGTTTGGCCGCGCGCTCGCGTCGGCCCTGGGCGTGCCCTTCTACCCGACCACCCACCAGGAGATGCACATTCAGGCCGGCCTCTGGTCGGCGGACACGCCGCCCCGGGGTGACCGGTTCCTGGCGGTGCACCTGTCGGGAGGGACCACCGAGCTCATTCGGGTGACCCGGCGGCCCGGCGGCTTCGGCGAGGAGCTGCTGGGCGGCACCCAGGACCTGCACGCCGGCCAGTTCGTCGACCGGGTCGGGGTGGCCCTGGGGCTGCCCTTCCCGGCCGGACCGCATCTGGAGCGGCTAGCCGCGTCCGGCGAGCCGGGGCGCGTGCGGCTGCCCTCCGCGGTGCGGGGGTACACCGTATCGTTCTCGGGGCCGGAGAGCGCGGCACAGCGGCTGGTGGGACAGGCCGCGCCCGCCGACCTGGCCCTGGCCGTGTTGCACACGGTGGCCCGGACGGTGGAGAAGTGGCTGCTGCACGCGATGGAGGAGACCGGGCTCCGGGAGGTCCTCATCGTCGGCGGCGTGGCGGCCAATCAGATCGTACGGGCACGCCTGCGCCACCGGCTGGAGCACCCCGCCGTCGGGGCGCGCCTCGCCTTTGCCCAGCCGCGGTTCAGCACGGACAACGCAGTCGGCACGGCCCTGCTCGCACGGGCGTGCCACGGCGTGTCGTCATAG
- the nusB gene encoding transcription antitermination factor NusB — MSRRKARELALQALFQMDIAGTDPDTAVAQALTRETEPDWAPDRLEEESAEFARRLVRGAWQHREESDRLIAQYARGWRVERMAAVDRAILRMAVYEIVHSEDVPDSVAVAEAVELAKTFSTADSSRFVNGILGSVIRGMKGAAGADEAVSRD, encoded by the coding sequence GTGAGCAGGAGAAAGGCGAGGGAACTGGCCCTTCAGGCGCTGTTTCAGATGGATATTGCCGGGACCGACCCCGACACTGCGGTCGCCCAGGCGCTCACCCGGGAGACGGAGCCGGACTGGGCGCCTGACCGGCTGGAGGAGGAGTCGGCCGAGTTCGCGCGCCGGCTGGTCCGGGGCGCCTGGCAGCACCGGGAGGAGAGCGACCGGCTGATTGCCCAGTACGCGCGCGGCTGGCGGGTGGAGCGCATGGCCGCCGTGGACCGGGCGATTCTCCGGATGGCGGTCTATGAGATCGTACACAGCGAGGACGTGCCCGACAGCGTGGCCGTCGCCGAGGCGGTGGAGCTCGCCAAGACCTTCTCCACCGCGGATTCGTCGCGCTTCGTCAACGGAATTCTCGGTTCGGTCATTCGCGGAATGAAGGGTGCTGCCGGTGCAGACGAGGCTGTTTCTCGGGATTGA
- a CDS encoding DUF2273 domain-containing protein yields MKWEWLKEVAAEHRYKIIGGLGGFLFALLVVWFGWWALFILFCTGIGYWIGKRMDEGPESLVQIFERLLPPRRR; encoded by the coding sequence GTGAAGTGGGAATGGCTCAAAGAAGTCGCGGCAGAACATCGCTACAAGATCATCGGCGGACTGGGTGGCTTCCTCTTCGCCCTGCTGGTGGTCTGGTTCGGTTGGTGGGCGCTGTTTATTCTGTTCTGCACCGGGATAGGTTACTGGATAGGCAAGCGCATGGACGAGGGGCCGGAATCGCTGGTGCAGATCTTCGAGCGTCTGCTGCCGCCGCGTCGGCGATGA
- the amaP gene encoding alkaline shock response membrane anchor protein AmaP — MGIIDRVVLSIYTFSLAIISGLMVLLAIAPEWIPVHIWLQDLLLTGRGRVVLGLVGSAFFVVSVRLIVFAFSSQGGGRPVIYETSMGEVHISLGAVESLVKKTARSVKGVRDMKAVITHAEDGLHAHLTGTVSPEVSIPEVSEEIQSAVRQYVRRVVGVEMAEVRIDIENIATDSRTRRLD; from the coding sequence GTGGGCATCATCGACCGGGTTGTGCTTTCCATCTATACGTTCTCGCTGGCGATCATCTCGGGATTGATGGTCCTGCTGGCGATCGCCCCCGAATGGATTCCCGTGCACATCTGGCTGCAGGACCTGCTCCTGACCGGCCGCGGCCGGGTAGTTCTGGGGCTGGTCGGCAGTGCGTTCTTCGTCGTCTCCGTCCGGCTGATCGTCTTCGCCTTCTCCAGCCAGGGCGGCGGCCGGCCCGTGATCTACGAGACCTCCATGGGCGAGGTGCACATCTCCCTGGGGGCCGTGGAGTCGCTGGTCAAGAAGACCGCGCGCTCCGTGAAGGGCGTGCGCGACATGAAGGCCGTCATCACCCACGCCGAGGACGGCCTGCACGCCCACCTGACCGGCACGGTCTCGCCTGAGGTGTCCATTCCGGAGGTATCCGAGGAGATTCAGTCCGCCGTACGGCAGTATGTGAGGCGCGTGGTCGGCGTCGAGATGGCCGAGGTGCGCATTGACATTGAGAACATCGCCACCGACAGCCGCACCCGCCGCCTGGATTGA
- a CDS encoding Asp23/Gls24 family envelope stress response protein, protein MKEGKEGEPQVESSIRIADDVVGVIAGIAALEVDGVAGMSGGLAAEVGERMTGKKNPSKGVKVQIGEKEVAIDLYIVVEFGVRIPEVATKVQEAVKRAVESMTGLECVEINIHVQGVSFKEPEDDYRVR, encoded by the coding sequence ATGAAGGAAGGGAAGGAAGGCGAGCCGCAGGTCGAGTCCTCGATCCGCATCGCGGACGACGTCGTGGGCGTCATCGCCGGCATTGCCGCGCTCGAGGTGGACGGAGTGGCCGGCATGAGCGGGGGCCTGGCCGCCGAGGTCGGCGAGCGCATGACCGGCAAGAAGAACCCTTCCAAGGGCGTGAAGGTCCAGATCGGCGAGAAGGAGGTCGCCATCGACCTCTACATCGTCGTGGAGTTCGGCGTGCGCATCCCCGAGGTGGCGACGAAGGTGCAGGAGGCCGTCAAGCGGGCGGTGGAGTCCATGACGGGGCTGGAGTGCGTAGAGATCAACATCCACGTCCAGGGCGTGTCCTTCAAGGAACCCGAGGACGACTATCGCGTTCGGTAA
- a CDS encoding polysaccharide deacetylase family protein, whose protein sequence is MGPFLSHLAKVFLLVALLAQAGAVAPAPAAAGPEPSAPEVRVVPPPSAPKDAPADPSAAVAPGGQDGSAPADAEAKPAGGPGEEPAGQPPAPAGPVSPDPLIRLPTEAKEVVLTIDDGPGPLTERFLAVLEAEEVPAVFFWLSGSRSLPLAAEVVRQGHQIGTHTVSHPRLLQLQPGEAAAQITESQAALEAAAGVPVRFFRPPYGEHDRQIREIAAARGMSTVLWTVDSRDWALADDPEQIVANVLQQVKPGALILIHERAQTLAVLPDLIRALREAGYTFIPLPEPDPLPRAVASDG, encoded by the coding sequence ATGGGGCCGTTTCTTTCCCACCTGGCAAAGGTGTTTCTCCTGGTGGCGCTTCTGGCACAGGCCGGGGCGGTCGCACCGGCGCCGGCCGCAGCGGGTCCGGAACCCTCCGCGCCGGAGGTCCGCGTCGTTCCTCCGCCGTCCGCACCGAAAGATGCCCCCGCCGACCCGTCCGCGGCGGTCGCACCCGGCGGGCAGGACGGCAGTGCCCCGGCGGACGCCGAGGCGAAGCCCGCCGGCGGTCCCGGCGAGGAGCCGGCAGGCCAGCCGCCCGCACCGGCCGGGCCCGTCTCCCCGGACCCGCTGATCCGCCTGCCCACCGAGGCGAAAGAGGTGGTGCTGACCATCGACGACGGCCCCGGCCCGCTCACCGAACGGTTCCTCGCCGTGCTCGAGGCCGAGGAGGTCCCGGCCGTATTCTTCTGGCTCAGCGGCAGCCGGAGCCTCCCCCTCGCGGCCGAGGTCGTGCGGCAGGGGCACCAGATCGGCACGCACACCGTCTCCCACCCCCGCCTTCTCCAGCTGCAGCCCGGGGAAGCCGCGGCCCAGATCACCGAGTCCCAGGCCGCGCTGGAAGCGGCGGCGGGCGTGCCGGTGCGCTTCTTCCGCCCGCCGTACGGCGAGCACGACCGGCAGATCCGGGAGATCGCCGCGGCCCGTGGGATGTCCACGGTCCTCTGGACCGTCGACTCCCGCGACTGGGCGCTGGCCGACGACCCCGAGCAGATCGTCGCCAACGTCCTGCAGCAGGTGAAGCCCGGGGCGCTCATCCTGATCCACGAACGCGCCCAGACCCTGGCCGTGCTCCCCGACCTGATCCGGGCGCTGCGGGAGGCAGGCTACACGTTCATCCCGCTCCCGGAGCCGGACCCTCTCCCCCGGGCCGTCGCGTCCGACGGATGA
- a CDS encoding SpoIIIAH-like family protein, which yields MFVVKRGSDLLRFALYVLVVASLVWYVVSRFGEWRAAQAPSRGPVLADGPAPVVGPEPEEAEEALVRPDEEVLAEGAEGTDYFAEYRIERERTRGALGDRLREVMVAEGASAEVRQEAAAQYLELGRRAALESQAEALVRARGFTDVIVHLTDGSAQVVVKARSLSQQQVAQIIDTVSRTTGVRATAITVMARDD from the coding sequence GTGTTCGTGGTCAAGCGGGGTTCGGACCTGCTCAGGTTCGCACTGTACGTGCTGGTGGTCGCGTCCCTGGTGTGGTACGTGGTGAGCCGGTTCGGCGAGTGGCGCGCCGCCCAGGCCCCTTCCCGCGGGCCGGTGTTGGCGGACGGCCCGGCGCCGGTGGTCGGCCCGGAGCCGGAGGAGGCCGAGGAAGCCCTGGTCCGGCCGGACGAGGAGGTCCTGGCGGAGGGGGCCGAGGGGACGGATTACTTCGCCGAATACCGGATCGAGCGGGAGCGGACCCGGGGCGCGCTGGGCGACCGGCTGCGCGAGGTGATGGTTGCGGAGGGCGCCTCGGCGGAGGTGCGGCAGGAGGCCGCCGCGCAGTACCTGGAACTGGGCCGCCGGGCCGCCCTGGAGAGCCAGGCCGAGGCGCTGGTGAGGGCCCGGGGCTTCACCGACGTGATCGTGCACCTGACCGACGGGTCGGCGCAGGTGGTGGTGAAGGCCCGCAGCCTCTCGCAGCAGCAGGTGGCGCAGATCATCGACACCGTGAGCCGCACCACGGGGGTGCGGGCCACGGCGATCACGGTGATGGCCCGGGACGACTGA
- the spoIIIAG gene encoding stage III sporulation protein AG — protein MGERKAPGNGPGSPWSWLGLGLSKEQAKLVPLIAVLLFIGILMLQSDELFGIDADSPPLDPAPGASLVGPVGAEDELTRLERQKAAELEEMLGQIEGAGRVRVMVTLAAGPAIQVVKNTTVDQSTTTEEAADSSTRRIESINTREDHVFTRSGSSEQPVIAQTSAPEIAGVLIVAEGARDVRIRARLLDAAMVALNVPANRIQVVPADGR, from the coding sequence ATGGGTGAGCGGAAGGCGCCGGGGAACGGCCCCGGCAGCCCGTGGAGCTGGCTGGGGCTCGGGCTCTCGAAGGAGCAGGCGAAGCTGGTGCCCTTGATCGCGGTGCTGCTGTTCATCGGCATCCTGATGCTCCAGTCGGACGAGCTGTTCGGGATCGACGCGGACAGCCCGCCCCTGGATCCCGCCCCCGGGGCCTCGCTGGTGGGGCCGGTGGGCGCCGAGGATGAGCTGACCCGCCTGGAGCGGCAGAAGGCCGCGGAGTTGGAGGAGATGCTGGGGCAGATCGAGGGGGCGGGCCGGGTGAGGGTCATGGTCACCCTGGCGGCCGGGCCGGCGATCCAGGTGGTGAAGAACACCACGGTGGACCAGTCCACCACCACGGAGGAGGCGGCGGACAGCTCCACCCGCCGGATCGAATCCATCAACACCCGGGAGGATCACGTGTTCACCCGGAGCGGTTCTTCCGAGCAGCCCGTGATCGCCCAGACCAGCGCGCCGGAGATCGCCGGGGTGCTGATCGTGGCCGAGGGCGCCCGGGACGTGCGCATCCGGGCGCGGCTCCTGGACGCGGCCATGGTGGCCCTCAACGTTCCCGCCAACCGGATTCAGGTGGTGCCCGCAGATGGGAGGTAG